The genomic interval AAAGCGAGGACTCCGACGACCGCACCGGAAGCACCAATCGCCGGGGAAAGATCCCTCATGAACAACCCGAAGCACGCAAACGCGATCCCCGAGACGATGGCGGCCGTTGTGTAAAAGAATCCGAACTCGCGTGAGCCGAGCATCCGTTCCAATGTCGGTCCGAAGAAAAACAGCCCCATCATATTGAACACCAGGTGCCAAATATCGTGGGAGCTATGAAGGAACGCATAGGTCAGGAAACGCCAGACTTGAAGTCCTTCCGTGGCTTTGTCCGGCGCGAGTTCAAACCAGTTCTGGATCACCGAGACTTTGGTTTGCCCAGCACGGCGAGCGCGCTCCAGCTGTTGGAGTTCTCGCTCGACACGAATATCACCGGGGTTACGTTGAATCTCGCGTTGTAATTCTTGGACAACCTCTTCGACAATTGCTGGCTCTGCTCGCCAAAAGACCTGAAGTGCGAACACGATCACATTCGCGATGATGATCCATTTGACCACTGGCGGAAAACCGCTGCCGGAATAGCCACCGTATCCACCGCCGGAATTCAGCGAACCCGTGTAGGATTGCCGTCCTCCGCGAACGTAATCGCGATCTTCAAAACCCATCGGGGCCTCGTTTACAGAACACCTGGAAGTCAGTCAGTTATGTTACGAGATTTCGTTCGGTCACTGCTAGAGGTTTCAACTCTTTGACTACGGAAGTCACTTCGACTTCTTCAGCAGTCCACGAATTCGCATCCAATCTTCACATCGTCCCGGCCATGAGGAAACAGGGTTATCGGTCGTTCGGAGACCAAAACCGTGTCCGCCGCTGTTGTAGATGTGCAATTCCGCAGGCACACCGGCTTCCTTCAATGCGATGAACAACCGAGCGGTGTCCGCAGGCGTGATCCGGTCGTCATACGCATGAGCCATGAAGATCGGTGGTGTGTCCTTCGTCACTCGGATCTCTTCGGAAAGTTCTTTGCCGTACGTTTTTGCGTTCCGTTCCCCGGTGAGATATGCCGGGTAAATCAGCACGCCGAAGTCTGGTTTCGAGCTTTGCTCGTCGATTTCATCAATGCTTTTGTACGAGGACCGATCGCTGTTGGTGAGCGTGGTGGTCGAAAGATGCCCGCCAGCGGAGAACCCGAGAATGCCGATGCGGTCGGGGTTGATGCCCCATTCCTTCGCATGTGCCCGTGTGAAACGAACCGCTCGCTGGGCGTCTTGCAAGGGGGCTTCATGTTTGAGCCGGTCTTTCCGACGTGGCACGCGGTACTTCAGAACCACCCCGGTGACGCCAATAGAGTTCAGCCACTCGGCCACTTCGACACCTTCCAAGTCCCAGGCGAGAATGTTGTATCCGCCGCCGGGGCAGATCACCACAGACGTGCCGGTGTCTTTGTCCTTTGGTGCTTTGTAAACCGTCAGGGTCGGATTGGTGACGTTGTGAATTCGTGTCACGGGGCGTTTGGAATCGGCTGGCGGTTCGACGGCTTTCTCGGCAGGGATGTCGCCGGTTTCCCCCGGAGCACCGTCCGGCCAAATCTCGTAAACCGGATGATCGTCCGCCGCACTTACGGTTGCCGAACCAACCCCGATCAAACCAATCACTGCTACTACAACCGCACTCAAACGCACCATGGATTGTCTTTCTCTCAATATCTGTTCTGAGTTTTTCGTCGACTGGGACTCGTCCCAGAAATTTCGGTAATGTGGCGAAGTTGCCGAACCGGCGATGGGTCATGCCCATCCCACAATCCGCTACACGTCGCTGCTAGCGTTGGGTGAATCGGCTTCGGCGTCGGGGTCGGAATTTTCGCGGCTGCGGTCGTCCATGACGCGTTGGAAACTTTCCTTCATTTCCGGCAAGTTCGACACCAACGCTCGGAAATCGCCTTGGCGGAGGGCAAGCAAACTGAGCGGTTTGTGACACCGTACCGTCGCACTCCGCGTGCGATTGTTGAGCAGGGCCATCTCGCCAAAGTACTCGCCCGGCGTGAGTTTCGCGACGACCTCTTGCGTGGGCTCTCCGTTCGTACCGGGTTTCTCGACGAGAACTTCGGCTTCACCTTCTAGAATGATGTACAGCGAATCGCCCAAATCCCCCTGTCGAAATACGGTTTCCCCAGGTTCGAAGTGAACTTTCGAAATCGCGTTGCCACTTTCGAGTCGCAACTGCACCGTTTCGGGTTTGATGATCAAATCGAGGAACCAAGCGGCTCCGACTTTCAGTTTCCGTGTGAAGCCAGGAAGTTTCATCCAGTAGACGGTTCGCCACATCATCCATGCCAGCAAACCGGTGCCACGTCCGCCGAGGGGAATGCGATTGAGCAGCAACGCCACCGCTCGGTGATACCCCAGTGACCCCATCGTGCCAAGCCCCTTGAACGTGTAGCGTTTCTTTTCGCCACCGAACATCTGGGCCTTGATGTTGTGAGCCAAAACCTTCGCTTGACGTGTCGCGTGTTGGGCGGTTGGTGGGCAGAAACCCTCACCGGTCGGACTGGGCATCGCCATGCAATCGCCGATGGCCGACACGTCCGGGAACCCTTCGATTTGGAACATCTGATCAATCGCAATCTTGCCCCGTTCTTTGGGCAAATCGAGCGAATCAATGATCGGGTTCGGCATTGATGGAACGGTCGAGATCAGAGTTTTCGTCGGCACACGAGTTTCCTCGCCGCTCTCTTTATTCTTAATGATCGCCGCATCGGGCGTCGCGGTGCGGAGTCGGCTGCCGAGCACGAGTTCCATCCCGCGATCTTTCATCACGTTTTGAGCGTAGCTTCCCAATCGTTCGGGGATTTCGCGTTCCAGAATCCGCTTCCCAGAGTGAACGAGAATCACACGGATGTCTTCTGGTTCGACACCTTGGTATTCCTTCGCAATCGCCCGAAGGAAATCGTTGAGTTCGGCCGCCACTTCCACACCCGAATAACCACCCCCCGCGATTACGAACGTCAAGAGTTCCCGCCGGTGTTGGGGATCGGTCTCGACGACGGCTTCTTCGAGCACACGAATCACGTGATTCCGCAAGCTGACCGCGTCGGCCAAATTCTTGAACGGCAATGCATGTTCATAGATGCCGGGAATGCCTCGGAAGTCGGTCACGGTCCCCAACGCGAGCACGAGATGATCGTACTCCAATTGCAGCGGTCTCGGCCAAAAACCGGGGCTCAGTGTCACCGTGCGATTGGCCAAGTCAATCGATTCCACTTCGCGAATGTAGAGTTTTGTTTTCGGCAACAGGCGATGGATCGGGCTGACCGTATCCGTGATTCCAATACTCCCGGAAACAACTTCCGCGAGCATCGGTTGGAAGACGAAATAATTTTCCTTGTTGACGAGCGAAATCTCGACATCGTCTCGCCCACGGAACTGGCGTTCGAGTTCCATCGCGGTATACACACCGCCGAATCCGCCACCAA from Thalassoroseus pseudoceratinae carries:
- a CDS encoding rhomboid family protein — encoded protein: MGFEDRDYVRGGRQSYTGSLNSGGGYGGYSGSGFPPVVKWIIIANVIVFALQVFWRAEPAIVEEVVQELQREIQRNPGDIRVERELQQLERARRAGQTKVSVIQNWFELAPDKATEGLQVWRFLTYAFLHSSHDIWHLVFNMMGLFFFGPTLERMLGSREFGFFYTTAAIVSGIAFACFGLFMRDLSPAIGASGAVVGVLALFAYNFPTHTILIWFFPVQARFLVVIYVIYDLYPVLRQLGGNPANDHIAHIAHLGGLVFGLAYGKFHIRLSGLTQNWRGMRLPKRKPKGVKLYNPVDEPAPKPGPRDSKLDESVDAILDKIHREGEASLTDREREILKEASQRYKKP
- a CDS encoding alpha/beta hydrolase; the encoded protein is MVRLSAVVVAVIGLIGVGSATVSAADDHPVYEIWPDGAPGETGDIPAEKAVEPPADSKRPVTRIHNVTNPTLTVYKAPKDKDTGTSVVICPGGGYNILAWDLEGVEVAEWLNSIGVTGVVLKYRVPRRKDRLKHEAPLQDAQRAVRFTRAHAKEWGINPDRIGILGFSAGGHLSTTTLTNSDRSSYKSIDEIDEQSSKPDFGVLIYPAYLTGERNAKTYGKELSEEIRVTKDTPPIFMAHAYDDRITPADTARLFIALKEAGVPAELHIYNSGGHGFGLRTTDNPVSSWPGRCEDWMRIRGLLKKSK
- a CDS encoding FAD-dependent oxidoreductase, whose product is MSDSTPSSPNTPVTPKPNGDVPETVPNSGRKRIVILGGGFGGVYTAMELERQFRGRDDVEISLVNKENYFVFQPMLAEVVSGSIGITDTVSPIHRLLPKTKLYIREVESIDLANRTVTLSPGFWPRPLQLEYDHLVLALGTVTDFRGIPGIYEHALPFKNLADAVSLRNHVIRVLEEAVVETDPQHRRELLTFVIAGGGYSGVEVAAELNDFLRAIAKEYQGVEPEDIRVILVHSGKRILEREIPERLGSYAQNVMKDRGMELVLGSRLRTATPDAAIIKNKESGEETRVPTKTLISTVPSMPNPIIDSLDLPKERGKIAIDQMFQIEGFPDVSAIGDCMAMPSPTGEGFCPPTAQHATRQAKVLAHNIKAQMFGGEKKRYTFKGLGTMGSLGYHRAVALLLNRIPLGGRGTGLLAWMMWRTVYWMKLPGFTRKLKVGAAWFLDLIIKPETVQLRLESGNAISKVHFEPGETVFRQGDLGDSLYIILEGEAEVLVEKPGTNGEPTQEVVAKLTPGEYFGEMALLNNRTRSATVRCHKPLSLLALRQGDFRALVSNLPEMKESFQRVMDDRSRENSDPDAEADSPNASSDV